One Pseudomonas sp. AN-1 genomic region harbors:
- the efp gene encoding elongation factor P translates to MKTAQEMKANNVALIDGQPWLIQKAEFTKSGRNSAIVKMKLRNLINGSKTETVYKADDKMEQVILDRKEVTLSYISGEDYVFMDPEYNSYELRAEDLESVLPFIEEGMTDVCEAVFFEGKVISVDLPTTIVRQVVYTETAARGDTSGKVMKPAKLRNGTEVKVADFVNIDDWIEIDTRDGSYKGRTQAPQA, encoded by the coding sequence ATGAAAACCGCACAAGAAATGAAGGCCAACAACGTTGCCCTGATCGACGGCCAGCCGTGGCTGATCCAGAAGGCCGAGTTCACCAAGTCCGGTCGTAACAGCGCCATCGTCAAGATGAAGCTGCGCAACCTGATCAACGGCTCCAAGACCGAGACCGTTTACAAGGCCGACGACAAGATGGAGCAGGTCATCCTCGATCGCAAGGAAGTGACCCTGTCCTACATCAGCGGTGAGGACTACGTGTTCATGGATCCGGAGTACAACTCCTATGAACTGCGTGCGGAAGATCTGGAGAGCGTCCTGCCGTTCATCGAGGAAGGCATGACCGACGTCTGCGAAGCCGTGTTCTTCGAAGGCAAGGTGATCTCCGTCGACCTGCCGACCACCATCGTGCGTCAGGTCGTCTACACCGAAACCGCTGCCCGTGGCGACACCAGCGGCAAGGTGATGAAGCCGGCCAAGCTGCGCAACGGCACCGAAGTCAAGGTGGCCGATTTCGTCAACATCGACGACTGGATCGAAATCGACACCCGCGACGGCTCCTACAAGGGCCGTACCCAGGCTCCGCAAGCCTGA